The genome window GACGGCATCGCCTTCCAGACGAATATCCTGGCCTTGAATGCCGCCGTGGAGGCTGCCCGCGCCGGCGAACAGGGACGCGGTTTTGCCGTGGTGGCCACGGAAGTACGCAACCTGGCCCAGCGTTCGGCCAGCGCCGCCAGGGAAATCAAGGGCTTGATCGACGATTCCGTGGACAAGGTGGGTGCGGGCAGCAAGCTGGTCGACCAGGCCGGTGCCACCATGCAGGACGTGGTTGATAGCGTGCAGCGCCTGAGCGCCATCATCGGCGAGATTACGGATGCGAGCGAAGAGCAGCGCCTCGGCATCGAGCAGGTGAATGAAGCCATCAGCCAGATGGACCAGGTGACGCAGCAGAATGCGGCCCTGGTCGAAGAAGCGGCGGCCGCGGCCAATGCCATGCAGGATCAGGCGGCGCAGCTGTCGCACGCCGTGCAAGTGTTTCGCCTGAAGGATGCGCCGCATACCACCCAGGCCGGCGCGGCGCGGCCAGCAGGGCGTCGGCCCTTGGCCTTGACCATGGGCGGCTAGCCTCCGGCACTGTGGCCCCGCAGGCGGCGTATGGTATTTCCGCACAGATCGTCAAGTAAATGCAGGTATGGCTGGACGGAAATGTTACATCTGGGTATTCTGCGCATCTGATACTTATTTCTATACAGAAAAAGGTAACAGGGCGGTTCGTGCCAGCGGCAACGCGGCTCGCACGGCCAGGCAAGGTCGGGCATGCAAAGGTGAAGTCGTCCGCTTGCTGAGCGAAACGGTCGTGTTTCGGCTCGCGACGGGCAGGGAAACAGTGCTGTCATCTTTAAAATAGTAGGAGAGGTTGCTCATGGATGCAGAAAAGGATGTTGTGTACGGTACAGAAGATTTGTTGATGAGTTTGTGCAACTCGGTGGTTCGGGTGCTCAACGTTGCAACGCAAAGTAGAGTCAATTATTCAGGCATGGTGCAGCGCATTACCAAGACCGGCCTGAAGCCCGACATCGGTTGCTTCGTGATGTTCGATGGTGGTTTCACGGGCCTGGTGGTGCTCAATTTTGCCGCCGATACGGCGATGGAAATCTACGAGCGCTACATGTTGCACATGGGTATGCCGAAGTCAGAACTGGCCAATTTCTACACGTCGGACGAAGTGTCGAACATCATGGGCGAGCTGATGAACCAGATCGTGGGCGACTTCACGGGCAAGGTGCGGCGCGAACTGCAAACGAACATCACCCAAAGCCAGCCGAAGATGCTGGTGTTGAACAAGCAGGTGATGCTCAGCGTCGACACGCCGCTGGACCGCCCGGAAATGCGTCGCGTTACCTTCTACACGGAAAAGAACAATATTTTCTATCTGGAACTGGCGATCGACCGTACCGAGTTCATCAAGTTGCACGATTTCGATTCGCGCGAAGTCGATGCCGACTCGCTGATGGATACGGAATACGCGAACCGCGAACGCGACGCCGGCCCGGCGCCGGCAGTGGAACCGGAAGACGACGACAACGCCGACCTGCTCAAGTCCCTGGGCATGTAAGCAGCGGTGTCTGAACGTGGCCGGCGGCATGTTTGCCGCCGGCCGCTGCCGTTTACTGCCGACAAGGCTGTGCTCCGGCCTCGTCCCTGCAAGATAACTTCCCCTGTTGTTGCGGTAACGTCAATGTTTCCATGCGGCGCATGCCGACCATGCCGCTCTGCTGGCTGTCATCGAGCGACCAGTATTCAAGCGCATACACATAACTGCCATCGACGATGGTCAGCGTTTCCTTCTGGCGGCCGTTGGGGGCCTTGTAATACAGGCGCCGCGCGGGCTTGCCATCGACCGTCTGCTTGAATGACTGCGACGAAATCGTGACGCGCTTGCCCGTCTTGCCCGCCATCGACATCGCCGTGATCGTCAGGTAGGCCCTGTCCGGGCAGCGCGCCAGCAGGTGCGCGCCGCTCAGCACGGCAGGCTGCGCCCGATCCAGCGGGAAGCCATACGCTTGCACGCCGACGATATCCAGGCATTCCATCTGCCGCGCCAGGGCCGTCAGCACGGCCGGGTCGAGCGCGCTGGTGTAGTGTTTTTCTTCGGCCTGCGCCTGTCCCAGCGCCCAGCGGCGCTCCAGTTCGGCCAGCGAAATGTCGCTGGACACGGGCAGCGGCGCGGGCGCGTCGGGGTCGGCCGCGCTCGATGTTTCCGCCTGCATGCGCGAGGCGACAGAGTGGCTGCTCCCGGCTGTGCCATCGAGGGCGTGGGCGAATGACGTGGCGCTGGCGAGGGCCATTGCCAGCGATAAGGCCGCGTGTTTCAGCATGAAATCTCCTGCAATCTGCTACAAGTGGCAGGCATTGTGTCTCGGATTGCCTGCGCATGCGTGTTCCTTGCGCCTTCCTTCCCTTTAATGTGCTGCCATCGCCGACGCAATCTCGATCGAACTCAGCTTCCAGTCCCACACGCCATGGCGCTGCAGGACCAGCGCGCCTTCCTGCGCATTGCCCTCCTTGGCGCGCACGACGAAGGTGTTCACGCCGGCATAGCTTGCCGAATAGTCGGCCTTTTTCTGCGTGCCATCGACCGGGGCATCCGCACTTGCATCGGCTCCCGCTTGCGGGCTGACGGCGCTCTTGTTGACCAGTGCCACCACGCCGGCGGGCGAGACCATGGTGTCGACCATCTTGCCCAGCATGGCGCTGGCGATCGACTGGCCCAGGGCGGCCAGCGGGTTGCCGCTGCCGGCGGTCGCCTCGATGCTGCGAGCCATGCTGGCCTCCAGCTGTGCCTTGACGCTGGCGCGCAGGGCGGGGAAGTCCACGTGCCCGGCCAGGGCGTCGGCATTGCGCTCGGCCAGGGCGGTCTTGATCTGGTGCAAGGCGTAGTACGGCGAAGCGTAGGCGGTGACAGCGACGGCAATGACGGCCACGGCGGCGGCGATGGTGATTTTTTTCAAGAGATGCCTGTGAGCTAGAGGGGTGGGAACGGATGCCACGCAGGGTAGCCGCTAAATGGAATGGCGGCAATCATATTTTCTTGCCATTATTTCTCAGCATGTACTCCGGTCGCCCTCGGCCGACCACTATAGAGTGATGAGGGTGGGTGCTGTATAATGGGAGAAAAGTATTTAACTAGCTGTTTTAACTGAATAAAGACCCAATATCACATGCTATCTACAGCAAATATTACGATGCAGTTTGGCGCCAAGCCATTGTTTGAGAATATCTCCGTCAAGTTCGGCGACGGCAACCGCTATGGTTTGATCGGCGCCAACGGCTGCGGCAAGTCGACGTTCATGAAGATCCTGGGCGGCGACCTGGACCCATCGGGCGGCAACGTCATGCTCGACACCAACGAGCGCCTGGGCAAGCTGCGCCAGGACCAGTTCGCGTTTGAAGACATGCGCGTGCTTGACGTGGTCATGATGGGCCACACGGAAATGTGGGCCGCCATCCAGCAACGCGACGCCATCTACGCGAACCCGGAAGCGACCGACGACGACTACATGCAGGCGGCCGATCTGGAAGGCAAAGTGTCCGAATACGACGGCTACACGGCCGAATCGCGCGCGGGCGAACTGCTGCTGGGCGCCGGTGTCGCCATCGAGCTGCATCAAGGCCCGATGAGCAATGTCTCGCCAGGCTGGAAGCTGCGCGTGCTGCTGGCGCAGGCGCTGTTCTCGAATCCGGACATCCTGCTGCTCGACGAGCCGACGAATAACCTGGACATCAACACGATTCGCTGGCTGGAAGACGTGCTCAACGAGCGCAATTCCACCATGATCATCATTTCCCATGATCGCCACTTCCTGAACCAGGTCTGCACCCACGTGGCCGACATGGACTACGGTACCCTGAAGATTTACCCGGGTAATTACGACGAATACATGTTCGCCTCGACCCAGGCGCGCAACCAGCAGCTGGCCAACAACGCGAAAGCGAAAGACAAGGTTGCCGAGCTGCAGGAATTCGTGCGCCGCTTCGCCGCCAACAAATCCAAGGCGCGCCAGGCGACATCGCGCGCCAAGCAGATCGAAAAGATCAAGGTCGATGACATCAAGCCATCGTCGCGCGCCTATCCGTTTGTGCGTTTCGACGGCGAAAAGAAATTGCACCGCCTGGCCGTGGAAGTGGAAAACATCACCAAGGGCTTTGATCGCACCCTGTTCAAGAATTTCAGCATCATGGTCGAAGCGGGCGAGCGCATCGCCATCATCGGCGCCAACGGCGCCGGCAAGACCACCATGCTGCGTTGCATCGCGGGCGACATCGCCGGCCTGCAGCCGGACCAGGGCCGCGTGAAGTGGGCGGAAAACGCGAATGTCGGCTACATGCCGCAAGACCCGACGGAAGATTTCGCCAAGGACACGAACCTGACCGACTGGATCGGCCAGTGGACGAAAGAGGGCGACGACGACCAGGCCGTGCGTTCCATCCTGGGCCGCTTGTTGTTCGGCGGCGACGACGTGAAAAAGGCCGTGAAGGTGCTGTCCGGTGGTGAAAAGGGCCGCATGATGTACGGCAAGCTGATGCTGGGCCGCCACAACGTGCTGATGCTCGATGAGCCGACCAACCACATGGACATGGAATCGATCGAATCCTTGAACATCGCGCTGGAAAAATACGCGGGCACCCTGATCTTCGTGTCGCATGACCGGGAGTTCGTTTCCTCGCTGGCGAACCGCATCATCGAGATCAAGGAAGACGGCATTGTCGATTACAACGGCAATTACGAAGATTACTTGAAGAGCCAGGGTATCGATTAATTTATAGGCTAACGTTGCGTCGGATTACGCGCTGTGCGCTAATCCGACCTACGTCAGGGTGAGTTGCCCGGGTTGGTCGCGTAGGTCGCGTAGGTCGGATTAGCGCAGCGTAATCCGACAATTCCGGCCAGCGAGGCCACCCAGCACCACACCGACGCGCCGCGGTCCTTTCGTTCCGGCGCACCAGCTTCATTGCGTTCGTGCCGGTCTATCCCGTTTTTGTTTGACACAGCCATGCAAACTTTAGCCATCAAATCCGTCGAGTATGAACACCCACAAGACGGAGCCAGCTGCACTGCCCATGCCTGGGCACGCACGCCAGCGACGCCGTCCCCGGCTGAAAAAGCCGAACTGATCACGCGCATTAAGCGTCTGCTGATCGAGCGCGAAGCCGTGCTCGTTGCCCACTATTACGTTGATGCCGACCTGCAAGACCTGGCCGAAGCCACGGGCGGCTGCGTCTCCGATTCGCTGGAAATGGCCCGCTTCGGGCGCGACCATCCGGCCAAGACCCTGGTCGTGGCCGGCGTGCGCTTCATGGGCGAAACGGCGAAAATCCTCAGTCCCGAGAAAACCGTATTAATGCCCGACCTCGATGCGACCTGCTCGCTCGACCTCGGCTGCCCGGTGGATGAATTCACGGCCTTCTGCGACGCCCATCCGGACCGCACGGTGGTGGTCTACGCCAACACCAGCGCGGCCGTCAAGGCGCGCGCGGACTGGATGGTGACGTCGTCGATCGGCCTCGACATCGTTGCGCACCTGCATGCGCAGGGCAAGAAAATCCTCTGGGCGCCCGACAAGCACCTGGGCGGGTATATCCAGAAGGAAACGGGCGCCGACATGCTGCTGTGGCAGGGTAGCTGCCTCGTGCACGACGAATTCAAGGGCATCGAACTCGATTTGCTCAAGGAAGAGTATCCGCAAGCCAAGGTGCTCGTGCATCCGGAGTCGCCCGCCAACGTGGTGGCGCTGGCCGACATGGTGGGCTCGACGTCGCAAATGATTGCGGCAGCGCAAACCATGGATACGGACACGTTTATTGTCGCCACCGACAACGGCATCCTGCACAAGATGCGCGCGGCCGCACCCGGCAAGCGCTTCATCGAAGCGCCCACGGCCGGCAACAGCGCCACCTGCAAAAGCTGCGCGCACTGCCCGTGGATGGCCATGAACGGCTTGCTGAACCTGGCGCAAACGCTGGAAAACATGCACAACGAAATCCACGTCGATCCCGCCGTCGGCCAGCTGGCCGTGCGTTCGATCAAGCGCATGCTCGACTTCGCCGCCGCCAAGAAGGCGGGCCTCAAGCCGGGTGCGGACCTGGCAAAAGAAACCACATTGTTCCAAGGAATCGGTCCAGCATGAGTACCCTCGTTAATTCTTTCGCTCCCTTTGACCCCGCCCTGGCGCGCGCGTTCGAAGGCAATCTGCTGGCCGCCTTGCTGGAAGACGTGGGCCAGTGCGACCTGACGGGCGAACTGGTGCCGCCCGACCACATCGTCACGGCGCGCGTCATCGTGCGCGAAGCGGCCGTGCTGTGCGGCGCGCCGTGGTTCGAAGGCATCATGAAAAGCCTGGACCGCAGCATCGATATCGCCTGGCATTATGCCGAAGGCGACATGATGACGGCCGACAGCGTCGTCTGCACCATTCAGGCGCCAGCGCGCGCCTTGCTCACGGCCGAGCGCAGCGCGCTCAATTTCCTGCAACTGCTGTCGGCCGTGGCCACGGCCACGCGCCGGTATGTGGACGTGGTCGCCGGCACCAGGGCGTCCATTTTAGATACGCGCAAGACCTTGCCTGGCTTGCGCCTGGCGCAAAAGTATGCGGTGCGCGTCGGTGGCGGCAAGAACCAGCGCCTGGCCCTGTACGATGGCATCCTGATCAAGGAAAACCATATCGC of Janthinobacterium sp. PAMC25594 contains these proteins:
- the nadA gene encoding quinolinate synthase NadA; this encodes MQTLAIKSVEYEHPQDGASCTAHAWARTPATPSPAEKAELITRIKRLLIEREAVLVAHYYVDADLQDLAEATGGCVSDSLEMARFGRDHPAKTLVVAGVRFMGETAKILSPEKTVLMPDLDATCSLDLGCPVDEFTAFCDAHPDRTVVVYANTSAAVKARADWMVTSSIGLDIVAHLHAQGKKILWAPDKHLGGYIQKETGADMLLWQGSCLVHDEFKGIELDLLKEEYPQAKVLVHPESPANVVALADMVGSTSQMIAAAQTMDTDTFIVATDNGILHKMRAAAPGKRFIEAPTAGNSATCKSCAHCPWMAMNGLLNLAQTLENMHNEIHVDPAVGQLAVRSIKRMLDFAAAKKAGLKPGADLAKETTLFQGIGPA
- a CDS encoding ABC-F family ATPase, producing MLSTANITMQFGAKPLFENISVKFGDGNRYGLIGANGCGKSTFMKILGGDLDPSGGNVMLDTNERLGKLRQDQFAFEDMRVLDVVMMGHTEMWAAIQQRDAIYANPEATDDDYMQAADLEGKVSEYDGYTAESRAGELLLGAGVAIELHQGPMSNVSPGWKLRVLLAQALFSNPDILLLDEPTNNLDINTIRWLEDVLNERNSTMIIISHDRHFLNQVCTHVADMDYGTLKIYPGNYDEYMFASTQARNQQLANNAKAKDKVAELQEFVRRFAANKSKARQATSRAKQIEKIKVDDIKPSSRAYPFVRFDGEKKLHRLAVEVENITKGFDRTLFKNFSIMVEAGERIAIIGANGAGKTTMLRCIAGDIAGLQPDQGRVKWAENANVGYMPQDPTEDFAKDTNLTDWIGQWTKEGDDDQAVRSILGRLLFGGDDVKKAVKVLSGGEKGRMMYGKLMLGRHNVLMLDEPTNHMDMESIESLNIALEKYAGTLIFVSHDREFVSSLANRIIEIKEDGIVDYNGNYEDYLKSQGID
- a CDS encoding DUF3334 family protein, coding for MDAEKDVVYGTEDLLMSLCNSVVRVLNVATQSRVNYSGMVQRITKTGLKPDIGCFVMFDGGFTGLVVLNFAADTAMEIYERYMLHMGMPKSELANFYTSDEVSNIMGELMNQIVGDFTGKVRRELQTNITQSQPKMLVLNKQVMLSVDTPLDRPEMRRVTFYTEKNNIFYLELAIDRTEFIKLHDFDSREVDADSLMDTEYANRERDAGPAPAVEPEDDDNADLLKSLGM
- a CDS encoding DUF2939 domain-containing protein produces the protein MKKITIAAAVAVIAVAVTAYASPYYALHQIKTALAERNADALAGHVDFPALRASVKAQLEASMARSIEATAGSGNPLAALGQSIASAMLGKMVDTMVSPAGVVALVNKSAVSPQAGADASADAPVDGTQKKADYSASYAGVNTFVVRAKEGNAQEGALVLQRHGVWDWKLSSIEIASAMAAH
- the nadC gene encoding carboxylating nicotinate-nucleotide diphosphorylase, translating into MSTLVNSFAPFDPALARAFEGNLLAALLEDVGQCDLTGELVPPDHIVTARVIVREAAVLCGAPWFEGIMKSLDRSIDIAWHYAEGDMMTADSVVCTIQAPARALLTAERSALNFLQLLSAVATATRRYVDVVAGTRASILDTRKTLPGLRLAQKYAVRVGGGKNQRLALYDGILIKENHIAAAGGVSQALENARNLDAGVPVQIEVENLAQLREALDAGAVSVLLDNFSNDMLRDAVAVTNGRALLEASGGINADTVRAIAETGVDRISIGSLTKDVRATDYSLRIVG